A window of Daphnia pulicaria isolate SC F1-1A chromosome 4, SC_F0-13Bv2, whole genome shotgun sequence genomic DNA:
ATGTCAAATCAGCGCCCGTCTATTTCGacgtccagagaaattcaacattttcacACACAAATCACACCCATTCAactccgattccgttcgaATTGGCGCGagtgaacgagggaaatgccatgGATTTTGCATCAgggaaattcacggcaccgcaACCGGGAATCTATTTTATCTCATTCACGGGACATGCgcgtatttcaaattcatcgcCTTACTTTTTTactgtttatctttttttgaacGGGAATCTAATCGGGGCGAGTTATATTCAAGAGGACACGAGCGTCACTTTTAAATATAGTCCGATGTCCCTCCAGTCGAcactgaacttgaaaaaaggcgatcaaGTCTGGTTGACTTATGATGTCACTTATCATATGCATCGCGGTTCCTCTTATTTGAATGACATTAACTATTAACTATTACTATTTACTTATTGAACCTATAGATTCAACTAAACTTAACGGATAATTGGATTGTAATAGTGACGTAACTATTTGAgtcatcattaaaaaaatatgttgcaCAACagtaaaaaccaaatttcgaAACAAAAGTGTCGGTAGTTATCTTTTTTGGACTCCTTGGCAAGATAGGCGATTGATAAAACCGCACAAAAGGTATTTAGACTGGAGAGTTTTATTCTATCGATTGTTACGTGTCGCTTTTGTTAGACAACGCTATTGGATTAAAGAAAATCGAGGTAAAATGGCtcgtttgatgtttttttttggtttgatgTTAGTTTTAAGTTGCGGGGCAATTTGTTCCTCTGCTCTTACCACATTTTCCTTGGAAGACAAACTGCAAGAATTAGAGGTGAGACTAGAAGCCAAAATTGAAGCTAAAAATGCTCAACTTGAAGAAAAGGTGACGCAACTAGAGGCGCAACTCGAACTGAATGTAAGTCTATTGTTTAGTTTAATTCAGAGTTTCACTGTGGGTAAAACACTTTTGCTTTTCTATGACAGAATGAACTAAGACAAGATTTGGCATTGAAAGTAATTCAATTAGAGGCCAAAAATGTCCAactggaagtcaaaattcaggaCCAAGACAGAATTTTAACTTCCTTATTAAAGGAAGCCGCTGAACTTCGGGTTTCCactgattcaaaattatttccagttgataataaaatttcaattcaatcaacTGGAAAGAGTGGAATCCCAAGGACATGCAAAGAGCTTCGAGCGGCCGATCCTTCAATTTCATCCGGAATGCACTGGATCGATCCGGACGGACAAGGTGTCGGCGATGACTCAATTTACGTTTACTGCGACATGACATCAGGTcaaattgttaaattttcaattaaagaaaaatatgatctGATTCATTATCTTGACATGAAAACAGGATCGACCTCAGTTCTACACGATAGTGAATCTTCTTTAAATGTGGGCCACTGCGCCGAGGCCGGGTGCTATTCACGCTCCATCAACTACAATTCGTCAATGGGACAAATAAAAGCTTTGATGGAATTATCCACTGAATGCCACCAGTCGATTAAAGTCAGTTTCAGTGGATCAGTTTAATTCTTAAcgtttttaattcttaatcCTTTTATTAGTACGATTGCAACTATGCCCCATTCGAGTCAAATGGCGTCGCCTATTCGTGGTGGAACGACAGAGAAGGAAATGCGAAATACTTTTGGGCCGGAAGTAACACGGGCGGAGTTCACACCTGCCAGTGCGGAATCGATGCGAATTGCGTCGATCCTGCAGCGAAATGCAATTGCGATGCTCTTGCACCAATTCAATTAGTCGACGACGGTGTGTTACGGTTCACACGATTGTAtacaattaaaatgaataaaattaattccaTTTGCAGGAGTCATTACCGACAAAAATGTTCTGCCCGTCACTCGTTTGAATTTCGGACGAACTCAACTGGAAACTTCATCCGGCGTCCACACGCTTGGCCGACTCGTGTGCACCGGATTAGTGACTTTGACTGGACTGCCAAAGTCGTGCCAGGATTTGTGGTTAATTGGCCACACCCTGAACGGATTTTATTCCGTCATGGGATCGGCGATGATGGAATCAGTTTACTGCGATTTCACTAAACTCCCTGACGATGCGGGTAAATATTTTAGATTCTCACcaattattaatttgcaattatCTATTTCTTAATTCTATAATTGATGAAAAGGTTTTCAGAAATGGATTggatacgccgacgtcaaatcggcgcccgtccatttctacgtccagagaaattctaattttgGCACAAAATACactccgattccgttcgatttggcgcgggtgaacgagggaaatgccatgaatttgacatcggggaaattcacggcaccgcgaccgggaatttattttttctctttcgcggcAGTGGCGCATTCTGAATCTTCATCTTCTGGTTGctggttttcttcttatctttttttgaacGGGAATCTAATCGGGCAGAGTCATGTTGCAGAGAATAACACCCCCGTTTTTCAATATAGTCCGTTGACcctccagtcgacgctgaacttGCAAAAAGGTGATCGAGTCTGGGTGGAGATTGATTATTCTTGTGATTCACCCTCGTATTTGTATGAGTCTGATAGCAATTCCCACTTGACCCATTTtacgggtttcatgttggaggaggaaattgttgCGTCCCTTTGAGGTTCAACATCCAAAATGCGCAAAATGAACGTCGACACGAGATTTAGGGGAGGGGAATTTTAAGGGGGAAGGGTAATAAACTAATTCGTGTCCAATTCATTAAGGAATGGACATATTAAACTGTGAATGAAATTACACTTTTCAATAGTGATTACACTTATGAAAAGTTTACTTTTCTATTACGTTCACTAACGTAATACCTGTAATTACAAACTCTTTGTAATTACTGAACTATTTTTCTTATCAGATAAATAGGTTCCAAGCAAGCGGGTGTTTGACACCCCGAACGCGCTCCTTTTCTGAACGCGGCCCTAGCCTTATAGTCTACATTTGGTTGCCTAGCAAGCACTgattgggtgggtgggtgggaatCTACGTGCTCTTGATGCTAGGCTTCGCTTGTGAATATCGTCTGCTTGCAGCAGTGTGTACACTGCTGCCAGACATAATCATATACGGTGTATATGATTATAGAATGGTCTACTACCATTCTCTCCATAGAAAAGTAGTTACTTTTCAATAGTGATTACACTTATGAAAAGTTTACTTTTCTATTACGTTCACTAACGTAATACCTGTAATTACAAACTCTTTGTAATTACTGAACTATTTTTCTTATCAGATAAATAGGTTCCAAGCAAGCGGGTGTTTGACACCCCGAACGCGCTGAATGAAACGTGGCAGTAATGGAACTAATTAAATCTGATTAATGATCGTCTGCTTtaatttgattgttatttaatcgttttgtcgtctgcttatttagtcattcaaaaaattcacttttttgttttggtggtCAAATTTCGATTTAATGTTATGGAAAGTCAAAGTTCTAACTCTTCTGTGGTTGCGGTGTATGATTCGAGTTTGTCTGCTGGTTTGGATATCGCCCAGTATTATCTTTCAAATTCAGTTAAAGGCTCTACTAAGCAGCAGGTttgtttttggtatttctattGAAATACACCCGttacattattattcaatTGGTATTTTCAGTATGACCGTATTTACGATATTTGGCGTAATTTCTGTCGTGAAAATGATGTGGAAGAATTTGGAGGGGACCATAAACCACTGGTTGCAtgtctttcttttgttatgATGCAAAGTGGGTCATATGCAAAAGTAGAAATGCTGAGAGCTGCCATCGCACACGAATATCGAATCCGTATGTTGTCGTCGCCTACTACCCATGAGACTATATCGGTTCTTTTTCGTGGCTTCAAAAATGCGCATCCCCATGAGAGACAAGCTAGACTGCCAATCACCGAAGAAATTCTGATTAAGATGTGTGCTCAGCTGTATCAGCCGATTCATGGGAGAGATGGCTTGCTCGCTTCTGTTGTTCTTTGGAGAACAATTTGGCGAATCTGTCTGGAGTATCATACTCTGGGCAGGTTTAGCGATATTGTAAAATTGAAGCGTCAAGATGTTATCTACGAATCAAGTCCGTCACCGCatcttaaaattattttcaaaggaGGCAAGAATGATCAATACTCTGAAGGCAGTGAAAGAGTTGTTGCCGCCCATCCCGATAGTCAGTCCTGTCCAGTGAAACTCAcaattcattattttcaatttttgggccCCTCTTACGTTGGGTATCTTGTTCCCTCTTGTACTCCGCAAAACAAACCAAACCCGGAGAAAGCCGTACCCTACAGTGGAGCTCTCAGTGATTTGAAGAAATTATTAACTTCATTGGGATATGACTCGTCGCTCTACGGTGAGCATTCtgggaaaagaggaggagCAACTTCGGCAGCAGCGAATGGGGCAACTGATAAACAACTTAAACGATTAGGGGGCTGGCGCTCAGATTCCATGCCAGCCAAATATGTTGATCTGTCTGTCCCAAGTCGTATTTTGCTCTCTGAATTGTTGCATAAAAAATCCCATCCCTAAACTCTTCATTTGatcaataaattgattttgtaCAGGCAAGAATCACAATAGGTGGTTggtttacaaatttttcttgtatttattCAATGAACCagacaaattttaatttgtctcCACTTAGTGTGAGTCAAATTCAATTGCAAGGAAATTAATTTTGGCTCGTCCTGTAAAAGGAGATCTGTAGCTGAGAATACCTTGGATAATGTAGGGTTTGTGAATTTCGACAGATTTAAAGGGCCACATTAATTGAGCTTCTTTGTCGAAAATCTCTGTCCAGTAATCCGCCGTCTTCCATTCGGGGATGAAAAGGACTCCGCTGACTTTCGAcatcttcagttttcttatcGTTCTGATTACTTCTCTAATTGGTGGGCAGATCCAAGCCACTTCATCTTCCCATGAGTGTGAGAACGCATCGATGCCAAAAGTGTTCGTGCAgtaaaagtttgagaaaaacttcTGGCACTTTGTGTTGCGGTCAGACGCGAATAAATCGATAGTGAAACTGTATCTTCTGTTGATTCTTTGGTAGGTTTCGTGATCCACCTGCCAATCGTCTGTATCCGTCATCTTCGATCCGTCGTCTGCCATCTTAATGCGTGGATCGTCACGTAACAAGTGGATTGGGATTATTCTAATGTTCAGTTTTTTGCATAGGGTCATTATGCCGAACACCTCTTTTTGAATAGGGCCTTTGCTGGACCCTTTGGTAAGAAAGGTGGTCATGTTTTGACTGTCAGTGAGCCAATAAACATTTGTGGCTTGAGAATTAGTCGCGTTTGTGCTCTCGTAATATTTCAAGGTCTTCGTAACAGCAATAAGTTCCCTGTGGCCGGATGAAAGTTGTCTCTCTTCCTCATTCAATGTCCCTCGGAAATAGAGGTGGTCACCTTTTATTGAATACGCACAAGTCGCGTATCCTGACGCGTCGCTGGCccaaattttttcattatcGGTGCGTGCATGATTAGCCACAAATCCTTTCTTGATGAAATTATCTGGTGGCCCGATTATTGACAACACAGAAATCTCCGTAGCTGCTGATCGGATTGGTGAATTGTCGAAACTGGAGCAGTTTTCGGCGAAGAAAGTGAGTCCGTCAATGGATTCCTTGTCCATTGTTAGCTGTGTGTGCCATCCTCGGTCGCACACAGCTTCATCCAATCTTAAATATGCGGCTCTTGCTGCCATGATGACGACTGGTCCCAATGCTGGTTCTGTAGCTACAATTTTTCCTAACGTTTTTGCCAATTCCTTGGCTGGTAGCTTGTTTGATGCAAGAGAAATTGTCTCCCATACTTGTTTGAGGATCTGTTGTTTTTTGGCATCTGTTAGGCGTACAGTCATATTGATTGTGTCGATAAGAAATCCTAAGTATTCTTTTAATTGACTTGCGTCTCCCTCTTGatctgattttttgttttctagaaTCCATCCAGCTTTCCGTAGAGTCTCATAAACTGTGATGCGATTTTCCTCTGCTTGAATTTTTGATGCTGCCGTGATTCTCCCATCATCCAGGTATATGGAGTGTCTGATGCCTCTTCCATGTATGTAAGCATTGACTGGCTTGAGAATTTTTGTCATACAATGGACGGCCGACGATAAACCAAAAGGGAGGTATAAGAAAACGAAGTACTGTAAGTCCCCTTCCGGCTTTGTTACCGCTGCTCCGAGGTACTTGGTTTGTGTAGGGTGAATTTTAATGTGGTGGTAAGCGGATTTTAGGTCGTAAGTCACTTGGTAATCTTTCTCTCGTGTCAACTCCAAGGCTCTTTGAAAATGACTGAGAGTGACCTTCTGCTCCTTTATGCATTTGTTTATGCATCGCGATCCGTCCAAACAAAGTCTTTTCTTGATTGAGCCGTCTCTTCCGGTCTTGTATGAGACAGTGAGTGGTGACACACAGTGTGGTTTTTCATTGATAAACTTGACTACTCCAGAATTCTTCAATTCAAGAACGGTTTCGTACGTGAAAGTCATTTCGCGAATGGCCGATACATTATTGGGTTCTTCATACTTCTGGGGGAACTCTTTGAAAGGAATAACGTAGCCTTCTTTCAGTGTCAACATCACCCACTCATTTGCATTTAGCTCCTTCTTCCAGAATTCTCTGACCTCTTCTGAGTGGATAGATCCTGGTGAGAACTGAGCTTGGGCATGCTGTGTCTCTTTATGTTCAATGTCAATTTGCTCTACAGGAGCTTCTTTCTGTTGGGTCATTGTGTCAGCATTTTTAGTATCATCATCATTAAATTCCGTACAATTCCTGAAAAACACagatttttccttatttaatgATATGAAAGGTCTCAATATGTTGCTGAATATCACAAGTTTATTCTTATCCCTGTCGTACATCACAATGTTTATGTCGATTTATCAACAATATTTACTTTGTGCAATTCTTGAAGAAATGCTCAGTTGATCCACACTTGTGACATTTGTTGTCGGGTCCTGGCTGTTTTCTGCCTCTAGTACCTCCTCCACGACCTCGTGATCCATATCCACCGCGCCCAAAATGTTGTTGGCTACTGAAGTCTGGTGAATTTGAGCCGTGACCTTCGTAGTATGATCCTCGGAATCGTTTCGGTTGACTGCGAAacatttgtttgtctttcGGTTCACGTTTGATTCGGTCAGCTCTCTTTTCTTGATCCTCCAAGACCTTGGCAAGATCTGGATCCAGGAATTCACCAGCTTTTCTCCTGGCAAATTTGTCTGCTGTTTCCTGGTCATATTTTCGCCACACCTGGGtcatcgttaaaataagtattTCAATGGGCTGAACTTCAATACTTTGTCAATGGGATAACACTGACCTGTAATATAAACAAACGGTCTCGCATTGATGCATCAGCTTTACGTAGCTCTTCCAATACAGCGGTGGCTTCAGCTTTTTCCGTATCCTTCgttaatttggccgtcaattTAATCAATGCGATTATTCCATCCTGGACCGGCATCAAACTTTTTTGTAAAGCTTCCAATTGCtggaataaacaaaacaagaatgattacaatcaatagattttttaattatctctATTGTTtgaattgtgtgtgtgccaaTAAATCGTTAACTCATATCTGAAACATGTAGTTATATTTTAATGAACGCATGTCTTATACCATTGAACTATATTCAGTTCCTGTCTGGTTGCATGTTGTTGTGTCTACTCATGACTGGGTACATGCATTTTCAATGAACTCATGACTGGATACATGCAGTTTGAATAACTCATGACTGGGTACATGCAGTTTTAATTCAACTCATGGCTGGGTACATGCAGTTTTGATTAACTCATGACTGGGTACATGCAGTTTTGGTAactcatgactggttacatgtAGTTTTTGAATTAACTCATGACTGGATAcatgcagttttttttttttttaaaataactaagCTCATGACTGGATACATGCAGCTGTAATGACTAAGCTCATGACTGGATACATGCAGCTGTGAATGGCTGAGCTCATGACTGGGTACATGCAGCTATGTCTTTCTCAAATGTGTTGGTATCAAACCATAACAATATGAATCTCAAAATTTTTGGCAACGGGCCCTTTGTGGCTTGTTAAAGCACCGTCGGAAAGATAAACTTCCTCTACCTAGGtttaaaattgtatttgaTTAGAGTTAACTTACCACAGGATATGAATATGTACCTGAAAGACAAATTTTGTTCGCTAGCAAAACGACTACCTTCCAGGTCTTTGACAGatcatgactggttacatgcatCTTGTCGTTTGCTTGCTGTTGATTAGTTGTAAATCTTTTggctcatgactggttacatgcagcttTTGGATTTATAAAGTtgtgtaaaattttaaatttaagagACGTAACTTACTAGTTCAATGTTGGTTGATATAATAAAAGAGTACCtgaaacgaaaaaagtttttgccAACAAACGACTACCTTTCAGGTTGTTactcatgactggttacatgcagtTTGTCGTTTGTTTCTGCTTGATTAATTGTAAGACTCATGACTTTCACATGCAGACTTAGTCGTTACCTCTGTCAAGTTGTAACATGATgtttgacacacacacaaattcacACATATCCACTAGTATGTTGTTCTTATATATGGTCATAAGTTTAAATTGTATATACCTCGCGTAAAACCTTTTCCTTGTCTGGCACGGCTTCAATGAAACCAGCAAATCTTGCTCTGGCAGTTGATAGTTCTTCTGCCGTGATAGTCTCCCACTCCTTTTGGAAAAACGGTATTGCCATTGTAAAACTCGTTTGATTTTACGCTCTTGGTAGcaaatttagtttatttgcAAGTTCACTTGTCTACTTTAATTCAAAACTAATGAAAATGGAGCACTGACAAAATCTACGTGCTCTTGATGCTAGGCTTCGCTTGTGAATATCGTCTGCTTGCAGCAGTGTGTACACTGCTGCCAGACATAATCATATACGGTGTATATGATTATAGAATGGTCTACTACCATTCTCTCCATAGAAAAGTAGTTACTTACTCAATACACAAGCCAAGTTTCAACATTCTTTCTGCAAAACTCTAGACGttatgaacaaaaaaccaattttgattgccagattgaCAAAAAGTGGGAGGCCTTGATATGGGCGGAAATTCATTCGCCTTTAATTCACTAACAGATtgcaattttcaaataattttttactgaTGAATTCGCATTCGCACTCGTGCAGAAAAATAAACGTGTCTACCTCTTAAAATAAGGGCAGGGGAcgtaaaaaactaattttttttgccagatataaaaattggtttgatttttaattgttaaatTCAGCTTGAAATCGACACGAAAACAACGcgtgtacacattttttttaaggaaatttttcgcaatttaaatttggttttattatttttttttttttcgttttccctCACACGGTCACATGGTGAGATGGGAGAAAAAATTAGGGAAAGGGAGGAATTTCGATCGACTCCAATTCATTAAGGAGAGGGAATTTCTTGATGAAAATTAAACTGCAGAATGTAAATGCAACTAATCATTTATTATGCACGAACGAATTGTCAAGTTTCTATCTGTAAAACTTAAGACGCGACCAGCAATAAACATattttgattgccaaatttacaaaatgcaTGGTTAactagaaatgaagaaaattcgtTCGCGTTTAATTCACTTACGGATcagaattttacaaaaattcttCTCTCGGTATCTCTAAAAAATAAGGGCATGGGACGTGAAAAACTCgatttgattgccagatttaaaaataattcatttagtTATTTGAACTTTTCGCTTTAAATCAACACGAAAACGTTGCTTCTACACATcaagtttttaatttgttgttattaaattttaatcatttttttcccacGGTCGCAGGATGGGAGGAGAGAACAAAATAAGAGGGAAGAGTAGAAAATTTGGTCGACTCTTTTTCATTAAGGAGTGGGAATTTCTTTACGAAAAATGAACTGTGCATGGtaataaacattttgaatGCACAaacgaattttcaaatttctatctgtaaaaatcgtaaaaatatGGACGTGGCAAGTAAAAAACCAATTTGAATTGCCAGGTTTTTACTAAATGCAGAGTGAACTAAATTggggagaaaattcattcactTCTAATTCGATAACGGATTGGAAGTTTTTCCAAATCTGTTCACAGTTCTTACGCTCATTATAGTTGTGCATGGCTGAACTAAAATTCACGCGTCTACCTGCAAAATCATGGGCAGGGGACTGGATTTGATTCcaacccccctctcccccaaacatttttgtttcgtttaaatcaaaaATGTGAATTTCACGGTTACTCCCGCACGAAATGGACGGCGACGTCACTGcggtgtcaaaaaaaaaaagacgaaaatttTCGTTGTTGACGTTTTGATTTGGCCAGCCAATTTACAAAAGTAACCATGACAATAACAAGAGCAATCTGCCATTATCAATGGTGCTTCAGTGTTGGTGGAGCAGTCAATACTGATTTAATCTAAAATGTGAGCATTTCTCTCTGATCTTTTAGTCGCTTTTAGttcgttttattttactttcccGGGATTACTATACACGCAAAGA
This region includes:
- the LOC124336180 gene encoding uncharacterized protein LOC124336180, whose protein sequence is MARLMFFFGLMLVLSCGAICSSALTTFSLEDKLQELEVRLEAKIEAKNAQLEEKVTQLEAQLELNNELRQDLALKVIQLEAKNVQLEVKIQDQDRILTSLLKEAAELRVSTDSKLFPVDNKISIQSTGKSGIPRTCKELRAADPSISSGMHWIDPDGQGVGDDSIYVYCDMTSGSTSVLHDSESSLNVGHCAEAGCYSRSINYNSSMGQIKALMELSTECHQSIKYDCNYAPFESNGVAYSWWNDREGNAKYFWAGSNTGGVHTCQCGIDANCVDPAAKCNCDALAPIQLVDDGVITDKNVLPVTRLNFGRTQLETSSGVHTLGRLVCTGLVTLTGLPKSCQDLWLIGHTLNGFYSVMGSAMMESVYCDFTKLPDDAGFQKWIGYADVKSAPVHFYVQRNSNFGTKYTPIPFDLARVNEGNAMNLTSGKFTAPRPGIYFFSFAAVAHSESSSSGCWFSSYLFLNGNLIGQSHVAENNTPVFQYSPLTLQSTLNLQKGDRVWVEIDYSCDSPSYLYESDSNSHLTHFTGFMLEEEIVASL
- the LOC124336066 gene encoding uncharacterized protein LOC124336066 codes for the protein MAIPFFQKEWETITAEELSTARARFAGFIEAVPDKEKVLREQLEALQKSLMPVQDGIIALIKLTAKLTKDTEKAEATAVLEELRKADASMRDRLFILQVWRKYDQETADKFARRKAGEFLDPDLAKVLEDQEKRADRIKREPKDKQMFRSQPKRFRGSYYEGHGSNSPDFSSQQHFGRGGYGSRGRGGGTRGRKQPGPDNKCHKCGSTEHFFKNCTKNCTEFNDDDTKNADTMTQQKEAPVEQIDIEHKETQHAQAQFSPGSIHSEEVREFWKKELNANEWVMLTLKEGYVIPFKEFPQKYEEPNNVSAIREMTFTYETVLELKNSGVVKFINEKPHCVSPLTVSYKTGRDGSIKKRLCLDGSRCINKCIKEQKVTLSHFQRALELTREKDYQVTYDLKSAYHHIKIHPTQTKYLGAAVTKPEGDLQYFVFLYLPFGLSSAVHCMTKILKPVNAYIHGRGIRHSIYLDDGRITAASKIQAEENRITVYETLRKAGWILENKKSDQEGDASQLKEYLGFLIDTINMTVRLTDAKKQQILKQVWETISLASNKLPAKELAKTLGKIVATEPALGPVVIMAARAAYLRLDEAVCDRGWHTQLTMDKESIDGLTFFAENCSSFDNSPIRSAATEISVLSIIGPPDNFIKKGFVANHARTDNEKIWASDASGYATCAYSIKGDHLYFRGTLNEEERQLSSGHRELIAVTKTLKYYESTNATNSQATNVYWLTDSQNMTTFLTKGSSKGPIQKEVFGIMTLCKKLNIRIIPIHLLRDDPRIKMADDGSKMTDTDDWQVDHETYQRINRRYSFTIDLFASDRNTKCQKFFSNFYCTNTFGIDAFSHSWEDEVAWICPPIREVIRTIRKLKMSKVSGVLFIPEWKTADYWTEIFDKEAQLMWPFKSVEIHKPYIIQGILSYRSPFTGRAKINFLAIEFDSH